From Haloplanus vescus:
GTCGCATTCCGATTAGTAGAGTTGCTCGAAGCCGCGGTCGATGTTCGAGATGAGGATGAGTTCCGGCTCTACAAGGAGTTCGAACCACAAAAGATCCAGCAGGCACTCGATCACGTCTCCTGGGAAGCACCGCTTCCGACCGTCGCTGGAGAGGTGATGTCGAATTTGATCCTCCGACATTCCCTCCCGAATGCGAATCATCGAACTGGCATCGCGATGCTGCAGTTCTGTATTGAGAGTGTGGACCCGGATTTTGAGATGCCACGAACGCACGTCGACGACGATTCCTGGCGAGAGTGGGTCGATCCCTATATCGTCGATTCCAAACGGCTCATTACTGTCCGCCGGAACAACCTCCGTTTCAAGCAACTCGAAGACTTGGACGTCGACGTCGTCGAACGGAAAGACGGGATCCAAATCCGATTAGCCGAGTTCGAGCTGGATATGCACTGGAGAGAAGCCCTCACAGAGTATGCTGGGCAGCACGAATCTCACTGTACGGACTTCGCGCAGGCAGTTCTCGAACGAGCAGGACGGGACGATCTACTTGACCGTCAAGGACCAACGAAACAAGAGTTCCTCACGTATCTGGAGAACGGACTGGTCGAACGGGACTTCAGAGAAATGTTCTGATCAGTCGCGAAGCTCGGCGACCGACTGTCCGACCTCGCGAACGTGTTCACTTCGCTCGAGGTCGAGTTCCTCGGCGAGGTAGTCAACTGTCTCTTCGAGGCTCATGTTGGAAAGAAGTCCGTCAAGCGGTATAAACCTAGTGCTGGTGCAACAATGTAGCCCATCAGAGGAAGCGTCTGTGTATACCAAACTACGTATCCCTCGGGAAAACTGTGGAATCGGTGACTGCATAGCGATACCCACCGAAATCACGCAGTGTCGCCATTTGCTGTCCATCAACCGAACTCAATTGAAAGAAGCTCCGAAGCGATCGGGAGCGTTTCAGTCTGCAGGTTGTGCGTCAGTCGCTGGTGTCCCGCTTGGAAGCTCGGGGATGGACAGGTCCACGCGGCGGAGCAGCTGAGCGTTGATCGCGACGATTACTGTACTCAACGACATCAGGAGCGCACCCACAGCGGGGGAGAGCAGAATCCCGATCGGTGCCAAGACGCCTGCTGCGAGCGGAATTGCGAACACGTTGTAGCCGGCCGCCCAGACGATGTTCTCCTGCATCTTCCGGTAGCTCGCCTTACTGAGTTTCACGAGCCGAACGACGTCCATCGGGTTGTTCTGGACGAGGATGACGTCGGCCGACTGGACGGCGACGTCGGTGCCGCTCCCGATCGCGATACCGACGTCGGCCCGCGTCAGCGCCGGCGCGTCGTTCACCCCGTCGCCGACCATCCCGACGAGCTTGCCCTGGTCCTGAAGCTCCTGAACTTTCTCGTCCTTGTCTTCGGGGAGGACCTCCGCGAACACCGTGTCGATGCCCAGTTCGTCGGCGACAGCGTTGGCGACATCCTGGGAGTCCCCAGTCAACATCGCCACCTCGATGCCCAGATCGTGGAGGGTATCGACGACACGGAAACTCTCCTCACGGATTACGTCAGCCATCGCGAACGCGGCAATCAGCTCGCCTTCACGAACAAGGTATACCACCGTCTGAGCGTTCTGTCCCGCCTCGTCAGCGAAGCGGCGGAGATGGTCGGGTATCTCGCTATCGAGTTGGGTTAACAGGTTTGGCCCGCCGACGTACACCTCATTTCCGTCGACGTTCGCACGGACGCCCCGGCCTTTGATCGCCTCGAAGTCGGTCGCGTCAGGTGCGGTGAGGTCCTGCTCGTCGCCGGCCTCGCGTATGGCTCGCGCGATCATGTGTTCGGAGTCGCTTTCGACGGCTGCTGCCAGCGCAAGAGCGTCGTCCTCTTCCACGCCCTCGACGGTCGCCATGTCGACGACGCCGTGTTCGCCTTCGGTGAGCGTCCCCGTCTTGTCGAAGATGATGGCGTCCAGGTTCCGCGCCTCCTCCATCGCGATACGGTCCCGGACCAGCATCCCGTTGCGAGCCGCCAATGACGTATTGATTGCGACCACTAGGGGGATGGCGAGCCCGAGTGCGTGCGGGCAGGCGATGACGAGCACTGTGACGACGCGCTCGATGACCGTTGCGTCGAATGAGACCGCGAGCGTCCACGCGATTGCTGTCACGACTGCCGCCGCGAGGGCGACGTAGAACAGCCAGCCTGCCGCTCTGTCGGCCAGTACCTGTGTCTTGGATTTGCTCTGCTGGGCTTCCTCGACGAGGCGCATGATTCCCGCGAGCGTCGTCTCCTCGCCCGTCGCACCGACGCGCACGCGGAGGCTGCCGTCGCCGTTGATCGTCCCACCGATGACCTCGTCGCCGGGGTCTTTCGAGACCGGTTTCGATTCGCCCGTGATCATGGACTCGTTGACGTCGGAGTCTCCCTCTTCGACGACGCCGTCAGCAGGGACACTCGCACCCGGCCGGACGAGTACGAGGTCGCCCTCGGAGAGTTCACTCACCGGGACCTCCTCAGTGTCGCCGCCGTCGGTAATCCGCTCGGCGGTGTCCGGCATCAGCTTCGCCAGTTCGTCGACCGCACTCGAGGCCCGTCGCACCGACCGCATCTCGATCCAGTGCCCCAGCAGCATAATGTCGATCAGGGTGACGAGTTCCCAGAAGAACGCCGACTGCGTCGGGAAGACCACGCTCGCGAGGCTGTAGACGAACGCGACGGTGATCGCCATCGAGATGAGCGTCATCATCCCCGGCGACCGATCTTTCAGCTCCGGTACCGCCATCTGGAGGAACGGCATCCCACCGTACGCGAAGACGATGACCGCGAAGACGGGGTTGATCCACTCGCTGCCCGGGAACGCGGGGACGGAGAACCCGAGCCACTCCTGCAGCATTTCGCTGTATAGCAGGACTGGGATCGACAGGAGCGTCGAGACGAAGAAGCGCCGGCGGAACATCTGCTCGTGGCCCTTGTGCATCCCGCCATGCCCCTCACCGTGGCCCTCATGGGAACCGTGGTCGTGTCCTTCGCCCTCGTGTCCAGCGTGCTCGTGCTGCTCGTCGAGCACTGTCTCACTCTCCGCAGCAGGGTGTGCCTCTTCTTCCAGTAGGTCCTGTTCTACCCGCTGCTCGTCCGACTCGGCGTCCGATTCATCCTGCTCGCCGTGTTCGTGCTGGTGACTGCTGTCGTCCTGCTGGTGTTCCCCTCCAGGGAGATTCTCATTTGTATCTTTGTGGTCGTCCATAGCCCATATTCTCTGTAGAGGTGGATCCGCTGGCCCCCTGAATCTTCCCCACTGAACTGTACAGCAGGACCAGCGTAGCGAAGCTTCAAAGACAACGGTTGGCCGTTGTCTCGGAGTGGTCCGCGCGATTCTCAGGCGTAAGCGGTGTACCCGGCGTCTTCGACGGCCTCCACGAGAGCTGTGACATTTGCCTCACCATCGACGCTCGCCTGTTCGCTCTCCCTGTCGACGGTCACGTCAGTCACGCCGGATACCTCTTCGAGGGCCTCTTCGACCGTCTGCTCACAGTGACCGCACGTCATGCCTTCCACGATGATCGTCGTCGTCATACAGGGATACACACGGCCTCCTCTCTTTAGCGGATTTCCCCTTCGATCATACTGATATCGTGGGGCTCAAACTTTAGATTCAAAGCGATACCTGCGGCCGTAACGAACTAGACATCGGATGCGCCAGGTGTCAATAGCGAGAAGGCTCAAGTATCGTTGTGACGCTCCCTGTACGTCTTCGCCGCTAAAAAGACATAGAGTGCGCCGATAGCCCGAATGCCCAAGCGGAATCGCTCGTTCCATTCTATCGACTCTGGACGCTCGTACAGGAACGCGGTGGCAAATCTCTGATACAGGTCGGGAAATAAGAGGACTATCGCGCCGAACACGCCGGTAAGATTCATCAGCAACGCGTATGCTCGCCCGTTAAAGAGTGAAAGCGCAGCTATCAGAACACCCTCCGACCGGACTGCTGGACGTATCCACCCTCTCACTGTTCCCTCGTCTGGATTCGAAATCGCGAGTTTCTCGAAGAGCTCGACGATTTCGTCCGGGAACAGCGCTGAGATAGCGCCGAGGACACCGACGAGTGTTCGAATCATACGATATGGTACGACCGATATGGATATAACTCCCACTGCGACGCTACACTATCGAGAACGAGGGGAGTCCGAACAGTAGCGGCTTCGAACCGGGCACGACGCGCAGAGGCCGCTTGTCGAATGGGCGTCCTGAATCCTTATGGATTCGGGGCATACAGGGCGTAGAGGATAGACAGCATCCCGGCTGCGGTGACGAGTGCTGCGACGAATCCTGCTTCGAAGATCGACACCTGGAGGAGTTCGAAGAGGACGCCTTCAAGGAGGCCGCCAAGCCCGACCAATGCGAAGCCGGCGGCGACGTACAGGAGTAACTGCGTGTGATGTCGTTGGTACCCGCGATAGGCCTGATATGCGATGACCAGTGCTAACGCGGTCGTGAACAGTTTGCCGATGACGAATAGCGTGTGGTCCATGATTCAGTCTCCCCGCATTTCCTCGAAGATGGTCGTAATCCGGTCGGCGGGGTCAGGCCGGATGTCGATGTTGACGTCGAAGCCCTCCGCCTGCAGGAGGATTTCGATGCGTTCGAGGCGCGCCTCATACTCGCTGTAGTGTCGTCCCCCGGGGTCGACGTGCGTATACTCCTCGAGGAGGCCCTGCTCGACGAGGCGGGTGACACGGCGTGAGACGGTCGGGCGTGACATGTCACATTCCTCGCTGAGTTCCTTCGCAGACAGTCGGTCGGTCTTCGTCGCCACGAGGATGTCGCGAGCGTACTCGTCGTTGAGTGTAGCGAAGATTTCCGACGGGTCGGACTCCTCGGTCACACGTCTCTACTCGCGACAGGAGCGTAATATAGCCCGCCGATTTTCTGACTCAGAACGCCGGCTCGCTACTATATCGTCTCTGCCTCCGTACTGATAGTTGAAGGTGCAATAACTATGTCCACACTTGACTCCGGCATGAACCAGCTCGAGAGCAGAGTCGGCGGCCTGACCGTCGGCGGGAAAGTTCACAGTCTCAGTGCGTGGTTCGTGCTCGCGCTCCGTCTCATGATGGGGTACGCGTTCGCGTACTCTGGGTTCACGAAGATCACCGGCGAGTTCGGCGCTGGCGGCTACCTGTCGAACGTCGCGGCGACCAACGGGAACCCGCTCGCGGGCCTGTTCGCGTGGATGGGCTCGACGCCGTGGTTCGTCGAATTCGCCAACGTCGCTGTCCCGTGGGGCGAGCTGTTCATCGGACTGGGCCTGCTCGTCGGCGCGTTCGTCCGCCTCGCGGCGTTCTTCGGCGCGCTCATGATGCTCATGTTCTACTTCGGCAACTGGGACATGGGCCACGGGTTCATCAACGGGGACTTCGCGTACATGCTCGTGTTCCTCGCGGTCGCCGCGTTCGCCGCGGGCCGCATCCTCGGACTCGACCAGTACATCGAGAACTACGACATCGACGGCGAGACGCTCGTCGAGCGCTACCCAGCCCTCGAATACATCCTCGGCTAACCACGCCGAGACCGTTGGGAGTACACCAATGCAAAATCCAATTCAAGCACGCGGGATTCGTTCTCTGGGACTCATCGTCGTCGGAGCGCTGGCTCTGGCCGTCGTCGCCGGAATGGCGCTAACACACGCGACTGTCCCAGATGCAATGATGTGGGGGTGGCACGACGGGATGTGGAACGACGGCCACATGGCCGGATGGGGTAGCTGGGGCTGGGGGATGATGCTGTTCGGGCTCCTGTGGATGGCACTCCTCATCGCCGTCCCCCTCGGTTTCATCTACTGGCTGGGAACGCGGTCGCAATCGAACGGCCCCGCTGAGGATAGCGCACTCGCCGTCCTCCAAAAGCGGTACGCCCGTGGCGAGATCGACGGCGAGGAGTTTGACCGCCGTCGCGCCCGTCTCACACCAGATGATGGA
This genomic window contains:
- a CDS encoding copper-translocating P-type ATPase, with amino-acid sequence MDDHKDTNENLPGGEHQQDDSSHQHEHGEQDESDAESDEQRVEQDLLEEEAHPAAESETVLDEQHEHAGHEGEGHDHGSHEGHGEGHGGMHKGHEQMFRRRFFVSTLLSIPVLLYSEMLQEWLGFSVPAFPGSEWINPVFAVIVFAYGGMPFLQMAVPELKDRSPGMMTLISMAITVAFVYSLASVVFPTQSAFFWELVTLIDIMLLGHWIEMRSVRRASSAVDELAKLMPDTAERITDGGDTEEVPVSELSEGDLVLVRPGASVPADGVVEEGDSDVNESMITGESKPVSKDPGDEVIGGTINGDGSLRVRVGATGEETTLAGIMRLVEEAQQSKSKTQVLADRAAGWLFYVALAAAVVTAIAWTLAVSFDATVIERVVTVLVIACPHALGLAIPLVVAINTSLAARNGMLVRDRIAMEEARNLDAIIFDKTGTLTEGEHGVVDMATVEGVEEDDALALAAAVESDSEHMIARAIREAGDEQDLTAPDATDFEAIKGRGVRANVDGNEVYVGGPNLLTQLDSEIPDHLRRFADEAGQNAQTVVYLVREGELIAAFAMADVIREESFRVVDTLHDLGIEVAMLTGDSQDVANAVADELGIDTVFAEVLPEDKDEKVQELQDQGKLVGMVGDGVNDAPALTRADVGIAIGSGTDVAVQSADVILVQNNPMDVVRLVKLSKASYRKMQENIVWAAGYNVFAIPLAAGVLAPIGILLSPAVGALLMSLSTVIVAINAQLLRRVDLSIPELPSGTPATDAQPAD
- a CDS encoding heavy-metal-associated domain-containing protein; protein product: MTTTIIVEGMTCGHCEQTVEEALEEVSGVTDVTVDRESEQASVDGEANVTALVEAVEDAGYTAYA
- a CDS encoding DUF7521 family protein, coding for MDHTLFVIGKLFTTALALVIAYQAYRGYQRHHTQLLLYVAAGFALVGLGGLLEGVLFELLQVSIFEAGFVAALVTAAGMLSILYALYAPNP
- a CDS encoding ArsR/SmtB family transcription factor, which produces MTEESDPSEIFATLNDEYARDILVATKTDRLSAKELSEECDMSRPTVSRRVTRLVEQGLLEEYTHVDPGGRHYSEYEARLERIEILLQAEGFDVNIDIRPDPADRITTIFEEMRGD
- a CDS encoding DoxX family protein; its protein translation is MSTLDSGMNQLESRVGGLTVGGKVHSLSAWFVLALRLMMGYAFAYSGFTKITGEFGAGGYLSNVAATNGNPLAGLFAWMGSTPWFVEFANVAVPWGELFIGLGLLVGAFVRLAAFFGALMMLMFYFGNWDMGHGFINGDFAYMLVFLAVAAFAAGRILGLDQYIENYDIDGETLVERYPALEYILG
- a CDS encoding SHOCT domain-containing protein: MQNPIQARGIRSLGLIVVGALALAVVAGMALTHATVPDAMMWGWHDGMWNDGHMAGWGSWGWGMMLFGLLWMALLIAVPLGFIYWLGTRSQSNGPAEDSALAVLQKRYARGEIDGEEFDRRRARLTPDDGR